Proteins co-encoded in one Leptospira levettii genomic window:
- a CDS encoding helix-turn-helix domain-containing protein, producing the protein LIIRLTRIGRNHIVGIQSDYQSIETIRKFNLLVEQNFRKCKQISEYAFMLNISSKKLSELFRYAKLDPPLQIIHQRTILEAKRMLLFTLKSVNEISEELGFEDSSHFSKLFKKITGKSPTAFRIRKN; encoded by the coding sequence TACTAATCATACGATTAACCAGAATTGGACGAAATCATATTGTAGGAATACAAAGTGATTATCAAAGTATTGAAACCATTCGTAAGTTTAATTTACTAGTAGAACAGAATTTTAGGAAATGCAAACAAATCTCTGAATACGCTTTTATGTTAAATATATCTTCTAAAAAATTGTCTGAATTGTTTCGTTATGCAAAATTAGATCCTCCGCTTCAAATAATTCACCAAAGGACTATTTTAGAAGCAAAACGTATGCTTTTATTCACTCTTAAATCAGTAAACGAAATTTCGGAGGAGTTAGGGTTTGAAGATTCCAGTCATTTTAGTAAATTATTCAAAAAAATCACAGGGAAATCTCCTACCGCGTTTCGAATCAGGAAAAATTGA
- a CDS encoding redoxin domain-containing protein gives MKLKDWFMMQFDGSVDLSIQPLPLDYKVQDWELILSSNQKIKISEIISRGPLILVFIRGTWCPFCQIHLKNLSEWATSLNEKEGNVIVVSTEPIHVLKSWLNLNPMNFLFASDSTLELCQYFGVRIQPNDFAQAATFLIDSDLTIRLAYKGKRTQKNFDEVETVMKQQIFGSKG, from the coding sequence ATGAAACTTAAAGATTGGTTTATGATGCAATTTGATGGCAGTGTTGATTTATCCATTCAACCTCTTCCTCTCGATTACAAAGTACAAGACTGGGAGTTGATTTTATCTTCAAACCAAAAAATTAAAATTTCCGAAATCATTTCGCGAGGACCGCTCATATTAGTTTTTATTCGCGGGACATGGTGTCCATTTTGCCAAATACACTTGAAGAATCTCTCTGAATGGGCAACAAGTTTAAATGAAAAAGAAGGAAATGTGATCGTTGTATCAACTGAACCAATTCATGTTCTGAAAAGTTGGCTAAATCTCAATCCTATGAATTTTTTATTTGCAAGTGATTCTACATTAGAGCTTTGCCAATACTTTGGAGTGCGCATTCAGCCAAATGATTTTGCACAAGCGGCAACATTTTTAATCGATTCTGATTTAACAATCCGATTAGCATACAAAGGAAAACGTACGCAGAAAAACTTTGATGAAGTCGAAACAGTGATGAAACAACAAATTTTTGGATCGAAAGGTTAG
- a CDS encoding FG-GAP repeat protein: MGKGNFVNRSLLVRNIVGIFLILFSISCNQLTLNNPCDQKSKGYRETLLLASVSETPIPFCGFRVSNAPKLWETQAYLKSSNAEANDLFGNSVAISGDTIVVGAPGESSNQTTITNGNSASADNSAASSGAAYVFQRTGSTWAQEAYLKAPNAESTDFFGTAVAIDGNTILVSANQEDSNQITITNGPTASTDNTASSSGAVYVFQRTGSTWVQQAYIKPPNAEANDQFGVSLSISGDTIVVGAFNEASNQTTITNGTSASANNSAAFAGAAYVFQRSGTTWAQQAYLKASNIEANDRFGTSVSISGDTIVVGSGFEDSNQTTITNGATASSDNTASASGAAYVYQRAGSSWVEEAYLKAPNADANDQFGNKVAISGNTIVVGAFSESSNQTTITNGPTASADNSANIAGAAYVFQRTGSSWTHQSYLKPPNAEANDNFGITVAIEGNTILVGSIFEDNNQTTVTNGSMPNDDNSLSNSGAVYVFQRSGSTWAFRAYLKAPNADVDDRFGNAISFSGDTAVVGVNQEDSNQNTITNGPTASTNNSALASGAAFVFIRK, from the coding sequence ATGGGGAAAGGAAATTTCGTGAATCGTTCGTTATTAGTGAGAAACATTGTTGGAATCTTTTTAATTCTTTTTTCCATAAGTTGCAATCAATTAACATTAAATAACCCCTGTGACCAAAAATCAAAAGGGTACCGCGAGACTTTATTACTCGCTTCCGTATCGGAAACACCTATCCCATTCTGCGGATTCCGTGTCAGTAACGCACCCAAACTCTGGGAAACTCAGGCATATCTCAAATCATCGAATGCAGAAGCAAATGATCTATTCGGAAATTCCGTAGCCATCTCTGGTGATACAATCGTGGTGGGAGCTCCAGGTGAGTCTAGTAACCAAACGACAATTACGAATGGAAACTCTGCGAGTGCTGACAACTCTGCAGCATCTTCTGGAGCCGCCTATGTCTTTCAAAGAACGGGTTCAACTTGGGCACAGGAAGCTTACCTTAAAGCACCTAACGCGGAATCAACTGATTTTTTTGGAACGGCTGTTGCCATTGATGGTAATACCATCCTTGTTAGTGCCAACCAAGAAGATAGCAACCAAATCACAATTACGAATGGACCTACTGCAAGTACAGACAATACAGCTTCTAGTTCTGGTGCCGTTTACGTCTTCCAAAGAACAGGCTCTACATGGGTACAACAAGCTTACATCAAACCACCAAATGCGGAAGCAAATGATCAGTTTGGAGTTTCCCTTTCCATCTCAGGTGATACGATTGTTGTAGGTGCTTTTAATGAGGCGAGTAACCAAACAACGATTACAAATGGAACTTCGGCAAGTGCCAATAACTCAGCAGCATTTGCAGGTGCCGCCTATGTGTTCCAAAGATCAGGCACAACTTGGGCACAACAAGCCTACTTAAAAGCTTCCAATATAGAAGCAAATGATCGATTTGGAACCAGTGTCTCCATCTCTGGAGATACAATCGTTGTTGGATCAGGTTTCGAAGATAGCAACCAAACCACAATTACAAATGGCGCAACTGCCAGTTCAGACAACACAGCAAGTGCTTCCGGTGCAGCCTATGTTTACCAAAGAGCGGGTTCCTCTTGGGTGGAAGAAGCTTACCTAAAAGCACCTAATGCAGATGCAAATGATCAATTTGGCAATAAGGTTGCGATCAGTGGCAACACGATTGTAGTCGGTGCCTTTTCTGAATCTAGCAACCAAACCACAATCACAAATGGGCCAACTGCCAGTGCCGACAACTCCGCTAACATAGCAGGTGCCGCTTATGTGTTCCAAAGAACTGGTTCCTCTTGGACCCACCAATCCTACTTGAAACCTCCTAACGCGGAAGCTAACGATAATTTTGGTATCACCGTTGCCATCGAAGGGAATACAATTTTAGTTGGTTCCATTTTTGAGGATAACAATCAAACAACTGTTACAAATGGATCGATGCCAAACGATGACAATAGCTTATCCAATTCAGGTGCGGTTTATGTGTTCCAAAGGTCTGGTTCCACTTGGGCATTTAGGGCCTATCTCAAAGCTCCCAATGCCGATGTCGATGACAGATTTGGTAATGCAATTTCTTTTTCAGGAGATACTGCCGTCGTTGGGGTAAACCAAGAGGACAGCAATCAAAATACAATTACCAATGGTCCTACTGCCAGTACAAACAATTCAGCTTTAGCGTCTGGTGCAGCCTTTGTGTTTATTAGAAAGTAA
- a CDS encoding AgmX/PglI C-terminal domain-containing protein, producing the protein MKKLIPYQKEILLVTITTLILSIVYFLFLRPNGNGNQFKQPSMEVDKKGLSPYHKREVNFTITKHKRKIQICYNLYLETKPKIEEGKIQFDWQIKPDGVPIKVELIQSDFASDSLINCIQKEISSWEFPPPPERSQNTYAEYTFFFKKDVNLPK; encoded by the coding sequence ATGAAAAAACTGATTCCCTATCAAAAAGAAATCTTACTTGTCACAATAACTACTCTTATCTTAAGCATTGTGTATTTTCTTTTCCTGCGTCCCAATGGAAATGGAAATCAATTTAAGCAACCCTCAATGGAAGTGGATAAAAAAGGTCTCTCACCTTACCACAAACGAGAAGTGAATTTTACCATCACCAAACACAAACGTAAAATTCAAATTTGTTACAATTTATACTTAGAAACAAAACCAAAAATCGAAGAAGGCAAAATCCAATTCGATTGGCAAATCAAACCCGATGGAGTTCCCATAAAAGTGGAACTCATCCAATCCGATTTTGCATCCGATTCACTTATCAATTGTATTCAAAAAGAGATCAGTTCATGGGAATTTCCTCCTCCACCGGAAAGATCACAAAACACCTATGCAGAATATACTTTTTTCTTTAAAAAGGATGTAAATCTTCCAAAATAA